Proteins co-encoded in one Amaranthus tricolor cultivar Red isolate AtriRed21 chromosome 7, ASM2621246v1, whole genome shotgun sequence genomic window:
- the LOC130818229 gene encoding cytochrome P450 CYP72A219-like has translation MEENNILSIGISLLCVVLFSVSWKIVNWVWLNPKKFERLLRNQGFDGNSYRLLHGDTKDRAKMTMEATSKPMPNLSNDFLPHTLAFFHHTISNFGKKCMVWNGPLPSVSIAEPDLVREVFMKINQFQKPKSNPIGMKLVSGLIILEGNAWTQRRKLLTPAFHFDKLKFMVPAIWESSKEMIKEWEELASKTGSCEIEVWSSLQKLSADMISRSAFGSSYEEGKTIFDLITEQIKIVIPVFNSVYIPGWRFLPTKRNRRITKIDREIKNLLKDIIDKRKKAIKTQEKTKDDLLNTLLESSYEQEDNGHGNKKKDIHLNIEEILDECKLFYLAGQDTTASLLVWTLIMLAKHQTWQQLAREEIFNAFGDKIPQFHDLNHLKIVNMILQEVLRLYPPVIETNRQVTQDTKIGNMILPAGVVVNIPVLLMHHDEKIWGNDAKEFNPYRFSEGISKASKGNMSFFAFGWGPRICIGSNFAMIEAKLTLVCILQRFVFELSPSYLHAPSAIGSLRPQFGAPIIIRPRIMGS, from the exons ATGGAAGAGAATAACATATTATCAATTGGAATATCATTGCTTTGTGTAGTATTATTTAGTGTGTCATGGAAAATTGTAAATTGGGTATGGTTAAACCCAAAAAAGTTTGAAAGATTGCTTAGAAATCAAGGATTTGATGGCAATTCTTATAGGTTGTTGCATGGAGACACCAAAGATAGAGCTAAGATGACCATGGAAGCTACTTCTAAGCCTATGCCTAATCTATCCAATGATTTTCTTCCACATACTCTTGCATTTTTTCATCACACTATATCTAATTTCG GAAAAAAATGCATGGTATGGAATGGGCCGCTTCCATCGGTAAGCATAGCAGAACCAGATTTGGTAAGGGAAGTTTTTATGAAGATTAACCAATTTCAAAAGCCTAAGTCAAACCCTATCGGAATGAAGCTTGTATCCGGCTTGATTATCTTGGAGGGGAATGCATGGACCCAGCGAAGGAAACTCCTCACCCCTGCTTTCCACTTCGATAAACTCAag TTTATGGTTCCAGCAATATGGGAAAGTTCAAAAGAGATGATCAAAGAGTGGGAAGAATTGGCATCAAAAACAGGTTCATGTGAAATTGAAGTTTGGtcatctttacaaaaattatctGCGGATATGATTTCTAGATCTGCTTTTGGAAGCAGTTATGAAGAAGGGAAGACAATTTTTGATCTTATAACCGAACAAATTAAGATTGTGATTCCTGTTTTTAATTCTGTTTATATCCCTGGTTGGAG ATTTTTGCCAACCAAGAGAAATAGAAGGATAACAAAAATTGACAGAGAAATCAAGAATCTACTAAAAGATATTATTGACAAAAGAAAGAAGGCAATAAAAACTCAAGAAAAGACAAAGGATGATTTGCTTAATACACTGTTGGAGTCAAGTTATGAGCAAGAAGACAATGGGCAtggaaataaaaagaaagacaTTCATTTAAATATTGAAGAAATTCTTGATGAATGTAAATTATTTTACTTAGCAGGACAAGATACAACTGCTTCTTTATTGGTATGGACATTAATTATGTTGGCAAAGCATCAAACATGGCAACAACTAGCAAGAGAAGAGATTTTCAATGCATTTGGAGATAAAATACCTCAATTTCATGATTTGAATCATCTTAAAATA GTAAATATGATACTACAAGAGGTGCTAAGATTATATCCACCAGTAATAGAAACAAATCGTCAAGTAACCCAAGACACAAAAATAGGAAATATGATACTTCCAGCAGGTGTTGTGGTGAATATTCCAGTTCTACTTATGCACCATGATGAAAAGATATGGGGTAATGATGCAAAAGAATTTAATCCATATAGATTTAGTGAAGGAATATCAAAGGCTAGTAAAGGAAACATGTCATTCTTTGCATTTGGTTGGGGACCTCGAATATGTATTGGATCTAACTTTGCTATGATCGAGGCCAAATTGACGTTGGTTTGCATTTTACAAAGGTTTGTATTTGAGCTTTCACCGTCTTATCTTCATGCCCCTTCTGCTATTGGAAGTCTTAGACCCCAATTTGGTGCTCCAATCATAATTCGTCCACGAATCATGGGATCATAG
- the LOC130818227 gene encoding 60S ribosomal protein L18a-like protein — MSEEGKIVYHHHERHGDSDQAPPPPPPVVPQYGTFQGVPSSPAMGFPQPAPPPGAMDLPPDYYTRGYQAVPGYAVVEGMPMGEHRLPCCGIGCGWFLFIIGFFLAGIPWYFAAILLICCRNVEPREKPGYVACTIAAVLAIIATIFGVSKLND, encoded by the exons ATGAGCGAAGAAGGGAAGATTGTTTATCATCATCATGAAAGGCATGGAGATTCAGATCAAGCTCCTCCGCCTCCACCACCTGTTGTACCTCAATATGGTACTTTTCAAGGAGTTCCTTCTTCTCCTGCTATGGGTTTTCCTCAACCTGCTCCACCTCCTGGTGCTATGGATCTTCCACCCGATTACTATACCCGCGGTTATCAAGCCGTTCCAG GTTATGCGGTTGTTGAAGGAATGCCAATGGGAGAGCATCGTCTTCCTTGCTGCGGTATTGGTTGTGGTTGGTTCTT GTTCATAATTGGATTCTTCCTGGCTGGAATCCCTTGGTATTTTGCCGcaattttattgatttgttgCAGGAATGTGGAGCCAAGAGAAAAGCCAGGATATGTTGCCTGCACTATTGCT GCGGTGTTGGCAATTATAGCCACCATATTTGGTGTATCAAAACTTAATGATTGA
- the LOC130818224 gene encoding cytochrome P450 CYP72A219-like has translation MEETSILSIGISLVCVVLVSVSWGILNWVWFKPKRLEKCLRNQGFNGNSYRLLYGDTSERAWMTIESRLKPMPNLSNDFLPHSLAFFHHIITKYGKRCFIWNGPIPLVNLVEPYLIREIFMKINDFEKAKSNPLIKKVAPGLLFLEGHAWAQRRKLLTPAFHIDKLNFMVPAIWESSKEMIKEWEELASKTGSCEIEVWSSLQKLSADMISRSAFGSSYEEGKTIFDLITQQIKIVVPVFNSVYIPGWRFLPTKTNRRISEIDREIRIRLKGIINKRKNIIKREMRAKDDLLSTLIQDKFGHANRKQEIKKLNIEEVVNECKLMYLAGQDTTSSLLLWTLIMLGKDQIWQQRAREEIINAFGDAKPQFHELNHLKIVNMILQEVLRLYPPILELNREVTRDIKIGDVILPAGVLLNIPILLLQQDETIWGKDAKEFNPERFSEGISKASKGNMSFFAFGWGPRICLGSNFAMIEAKLTLVFILQRFVFELSPSYRHAPLNVGTLRPQFGAHIIFRRRP, from the exons ATGGAAGAGACAAGCATATTATCAATTGGAATATCTTTGGTTTGTGTAGTATTAGTAAGTGTCTCATGGGGTATTCTAAATTGGGTATGGTTTAAGCCAAAAAGGTTAGAAAAATGCCTTAGAAATCAAGGGTTTAATGGAAATTCTTACAGGTTATTGTATGGAGATACCAGTGAAAGAGCTTGGATGACAATTGAATCTAGATTAAAGCCAATGCCTAACCTATCCAATGATTTTCTTCCACATTCTCTtgcatttttccatcatattaTAACTAAGTATG GGAAAAGATGCTTTATATGGAATGGACCTATTCCATTGGTAAACTTAGTAGAACCATATTTaataagagaaatatttatgaagataaatGATTTTGAAAAAGCAAAGTCAAACCCACTCATAAAGAAGGTTGCACCTGGCTTGCTTTTCTTAGAGGGACATGCATGGGCTCAACGAAGGAAACTCCTCACTCCTGCTTTCCACATCGATAAGCTCAat TTTATGGTTCCAGCAATATGGGAAAGTTCAAAAGAGATGATCAAAGAGTGGGAAGAATTGGCATCAAAAACAGGTTCATGTGAAATTGAAGTTTGGtcatctttacaaaaattatctGCGGATATGATTTCTAGATCTGCTTTTGGAAGCAGTTATGAAGAAGGGAAGACAATTTTTGATCTTATAACTCAACAAATTAAGATTGTGGTTCCTGTTTTTAATTCTGTTTATATCCCTGGTTGGAG GTTTTTACCAACCAAAACAAATCGAAGAATATCAGAGATTGATAGAGAAATTAGGATACGATTAAAAGGAATaatcaacaaaagaaagaaCATAATAAAAAGAGAAATGAGGGCAAAGGATGACTTGCTTAGTACATTAATTCAAGACAAGTTTGGACATGCAAATAGAAAGCAAGagattaaaaagttaaatattgaAGAAGTTGTAAATGAATGTAAGTTAATGTACTTAGCCGGACAAGATACAACTTCTTCCTTATTGTTATGGACACTAATTATGTTGGGAAAGGACCAAATATGGCAACAAAGAGCAAGAGAAGAGATCATCAATGCATTTGGGGATGCCAAACCTCAATTTCATGAATTGAATCATCTTAAAATA GTAAACATGATACTACAAGAGGTTCTAAGATTATATCCACCAATATTAGAATTAAATCGTGAAGTTACTCGAGACATAAAAATAGGAGATGTAATACTACCAGCAGGAGTGTTACTAAATATACCAATTCTACTTTTGCAACAAGATGAAACAATATGGGGTAAAGATGCGAAAGAATTCAATCCCGAAAGATTTAGTGAAGGAATATCAAAGGCTAGTAAGGGAAATATGTCATTCTTTGCATTTGGTTGGGGACCTAGAATATGTCTTGGATCGAATTTTGCTATGATTGAAGCCAAATTAACATTAGTCTTCATTCTACAAAGATTTGTATTTGAGCTTTCACCATCTTATCGTCATGCCCCTTTAAATGTTGGAACTCTTAGACCTCAATTTGGTGCACATATTATATTTCGTCGTCGACCATAA